The Kocuria turfanensis genome contains the following window.
GGCTCGACGTGGTCATGGACCGCTGCCTGAAGATCGAGCACGCACGCTTCCACGGCGGCCTCCACCTGGCCGGCTTCAACACCGGGGTCATCTCGGCGAAGCGGCAGGTCCTGTCCTGACCGGTCCTGCCCCGGCACGTCCTGTCCCGGCACGTCCTGTCCGGGCACGTCCTGTCCGGGCACGCGGAACGGCCCCGGAAGCCTGGAGCTTCCGGGGCCGTTCCCGTCCCGAGGGGCCGGTCGCTACACGCGCTCGAGGACGAACGTCACGTCGGCCTTGAGGCTCTGGCTGACCACGCAGTACCGCTCCGTGGCGCGCGCGAGGCGCTCCAGGGCGGTGTCGTCGAGGTCCGCGTCCACCCGGGCGGTCACCACGACGTCCTGGACCCCGACGGGCACGGCGCGGTCGACGCCCAGGGTGCCGCGGGCGTCGAACATGCCGTCGGCGGTCAGCTCGGCCGAGCGCACCTCCACGCCCATGGCGGTGGCGACGCTGCGCAGCGTCACCCCGGCGCAGGCCAGGAGCGCGTCCAGGAGCATGTCCCCGGAGCAGGCGTCGCTGCCGTCACCGCCGGTGGCGGCGTGCGGGCCGCCGCGCACGGGGCCCGCCCAGGTGTCCACCGTGCAGGTCAGGCCGGGGTCCCGGAAGTCCCCGTGGGAGTGCAGGGGCGTGCGGGCCGCCTCGGGCTCCGCCCGGTAGCGGTCCTTGAGCGGGGCCTGGAGCTGTCGGAGTTCCGCGGCGGTCATCTGGGTTCGAGATTCCATGCTGTCACTGTAGAGCGTCCGGCGCGGACGGCACCATGCGGGGCGCCCGCGCCGGACGAGCTCGGCGGACCGGCTCAGCGGACCGGCTCAGTGGATCGGCTCAGCGGACGCGCTCGGCCGCCAGGTCGTCCCAGTACGCGCGGGTGGTCACCACGTCGGTGCCGTCCCACGCCCCGAGCCCGTACAGCCCGGGGACGTCGCCGCTGTGGAACACCGGCTCCAGCCCCTGCTTGCGCTGGGCCTCGTAATTCTTGAGCACGCGCACGGCCACCCCGGCCAGCAGCACCAGGGCGACGAGGTTGATCGTGGCCATGACCGCCATGAAGAGGTCGGCCAGGGACCAGACCAGGTCCAGGGCCAGCACGGCGCCGGCGAAGACGAACACCAGCACGAGCACACGGTAGGCGGTCATCGCCGCGGGCGAGCCGGTGAGGAAGCGGATGTTGGACTCGCCGTAGTAGTAGTTGCCGATCACGGAGGTGAAGGCGAAGAGGAAGATCGCCACGGTGAGGAAGTGCACCGCCCAGCCGCCCAGCTGCAGGGCCAGCGCGGACTGGGTGAGGGAGGCACCCTCCCGGCCGCCGAACTCGGGATCGGACAGCAGCACGATGAACGCCGTGATCGAGCAGATCAGCCAGGTGTCGAAGTACACCCCGAGCGCCTGCAGGAAGCCCTGCTTGGCCGGGTGGGAGACCGACGCGGTGGCCCCCGCGTTGGGGGCCGAGCCCATGCCGGCCTCGTTGGAGAACAGGCCGCGCTTCATGCCCTGGATGATGACGCCGATCAGCCCGCCGGTGACGAACTCCCGGATGCCGAAGGCGCCCTGGAGGATCTGGCCCAGGACGGCCGGGATCTCGCCGATGTTGAGCACGACCACGAGCAGGCCGAGCAGGACGTAGAGCACGGCCATGATCGGGACGACCACCTCGGAGACGGCCGAGATGCGGCGGATCCCGCCGAAGATGATCGCGGCGGTCAGTCCCACGAGCACGGCGCCGACGAGGATCCGGAACCACAGCGCGTCCGCCGCGGCGATGTCGACGCCGAGGGACCCGCCCAGGGCGTCCACGATGGAGTTCGACTGCACGGAGTTGAACACGAACCCGTAGGTGAGGGTGATGACCACGGCGAAGAGCAGCCCCATCCAGCGCGCCCCGATGCCCCGCTCCATGTAGTAGGCGGGCCCGCCCACGTAGCCGGTGG
Protein-coding sequences here:
- a CDS encoding OsmC family protein, with product MESRTQMTAAELRQLQAPLKDRYRAEPEAARTPLHSHGDFRDPGLTCTVDTWAGPVRGGPHAATGGDGSDACSGDMLLDALLACAGVTLRSVATAMGVEVRSAELTADGMFDARGTLGVDRAVPVGVQDVVVTARVDADLDDTALERLARATERYCVVSQSLKADVTFVLERV
- a CDS encoding alanine/glycine:cation symporter family protein, yielding MELVTDLVGTLGGWVWNVVFAILIGVGLYLTARTGVVQLRLVPEMFRVLNDKPGMAEDGKKGISAFRAFTVSAAARVGTGNIAGVAIAISLGGPGAVFWMWVIAGIGAASAFVESLLGQLYKIKAPTGYVGGPAYYMERGIGARWMGLLFAVVITLTYGFVFNSVQSNSIVDALGGSLGVDIAAADALWFRILVGAVLVGLTAAIIFGGIRRISAVSEVVVPIMAVLYVLLGLLVVVLNIGEIPAVLGQILQGAFGIREFVTGGLIGVIIQGMKRGLFSNEAGMGSAPNAGATASVSHPAKQGFLQALGVYFDTWLICSITAFIVLLSDPEFGGREGASLTQSALALQLGGWAVHFLTVAIFLFAFTSVIGNYYYGESNIRFLTGSPAAMTAYRVLVLVFVFAGAVLALDLVWSLADLFMAVMATINLVALVLLAGVAVRVLKNYEAQRKQGLEPVFHSGDVPGLYGLGAWDGTDVVTTRAYWDDLAAERVR